One part of the Francisella adeliensis genome encodes these proteins:
- a CDS encoding phosphoenolpyruvate carboxylase, producing the protein MSFYSIQNKLLENYKSEVELKYKMLNGLFLSTPLDKEHNATSRLATFSNICENELAKGKDPIEIIRSLYPDISEEEKLQIFIKFIRYIERQIVLIDAIEEAAYAKTHDLNGEYSITRLTRRVERNCKENALTSALNEYKTRLVLTAHPTQFYAKLVLPIIHDLKKAIIDNDINKIRDIFLQMGKTRFSNKTKPTPEGEAISIIWYLNNIFYNIIPKVQHKLTNNNTNIEIGFWPGGDRDGNPFVTANVTKKVSKHLRSNIFNCYNKDLKRLIKKLTFEGVHEELTKIRKKLKENKYISANDFINSLKKVKNVVDDKYDSLFVDKLDSLILKVKIFGFHFTKLDIRQNAKIHNLFFNEIFKENYNLDYQTLNDAEKIKLLTKLSKEKSLVELDFSSDLAKELLETINTIQYVQQQNGYNAIERYIISNADSAASILEVLTIFRLFNKNIKNNNKKIKIEVVPLFETMEDLTNSTKIIDELLKTKLYTDNLIIWDNTQTIMLGFSDGTKDGGYFMANWSILEAKRELSRYFNSKGIKPIFFDGRGGPPSRGGGDMFLFYKGLSNVVSNHDVQVTIQGQTISAKFGNTDSAQYNLEQILTSGLYGKLNLHNAPKLTPIEVELIDELGKLSFDTYSDLKNHPEFIDYLTEITPLKYISEMKVGSRPSKRNSGEKIRLDDLRAIPYGAAWAQMRQSILAFHGLGTAINTIVNRNDDNLIALKKIYENSLIIKGIFDNALQSIEQTNFNITKHISKDVKYKDFWQQIYNEYTLAKKFLLTITGKNEKFLHANPIKERSIRMRDNITLPLVILQQYALDCLRHNSEHKHKELLETIIKKSLAANINANQNSI; encoded by the coding sequence ATGTCATTCTACTCTATCCAAAATAAGCTTCTAGAGAACTATAAATCCGAAGTTGAGCTTAAATATAAAATGCTAAATGGACTTTTTTTAAGTACTCCTTTAGATAAAGAGCATAATGCAACCTCAAGGTTAGCAACATTTTCTAATATTTGTGAGAATGAACTAGCGAAAGGTAAAGATCCAATAGAAATTATAAGAAGTCTATATCCTGATATATCCGAAGAAGAAAAACTCCAAATATTTATAAAATTCATACGCTATATAGAAAGACAAATAGTTCTAATAGATGCTATTGAAGAAGCTGCTTATGCAAAAACTCATGATTTAAATGGTGAATATAGCATTACTAGGCTGACAAGAAGAGTCGAAAGAAATTGTAAAGAAAATGCTCTAACAAGTGCTTTGAATGAATATAAAACGAGACTTGTCCTTACTGCTCATCCGACTCAATTCTATGCAAAACTTGTACTACCTATCATTCATGACCTTAAAAAAGCTATCATCGATAACGATATAAATAAAATTAGAGATATTTTTCTACAAATGGGAAAAACTAGATTTAGTAATAAAACCAAACCAACTCCTGAAGGTGAAGCTATATCTATTATATGGTACTTAAACAATATTTTTTATAATATTATCCCTAAAGTTCAGCATAAATTAACAAACAACAATACCAATATTGAAATAGGTTTTTGGCCTGGTGGAGATAGAGATGGTAACCCATTTGTTACAGCAAATGTAACTAAGAAAGTTTCTAAACATTTAAGAAGCAATATTTTTAACTGCTACAATAAAGATCTAAAAAGACTTATTAAAAAACTTACTTTTGAAGGTGTACACGAAGAACTCACAAAAATTAGAAAAAAACTAAAAGAAAATAAATATATTAGCGCCAATGATTTTATAAATTCTCTTAAAAAAGTAAAAAATGTAGTTGATGATAAATATGATTCTTTGTTCGTAGATAAGCTAGATAGCCTTATTTTAAAGGTTAAAATCTTTGGATTTCATTTTACAAAATTAGATATTCGTCAAAATGCTAAAATACACAATTTATTCTTTAATGAAATTTTTAAAGAAAACTATAACCTTGATTATCAAACACTCAATGATGCTGAAAAAATTAAACTTTTAACAAAATTAAGTAAAGAAAAAAGTCTAGTTGAGCTAGATTTTAGTAGTGATCTTGCTAAAGAACTACTAGAAACGATTAATACAATACAATATGTCCAACAACAAAATGGCTATAATGCTATTGAAAGATATATTATTAGTAATGCAGACTCTGCTGCAAGTATATTAGAAGTTCTAACAATATTTAGACTTTTCAATAAAAATATCAAAAACAATAATAAAAAAATCAAAATTGAAGTTGTTCCCTTATTTGAAACAATGGAAGATTTAACCAACTCAACTAAAATAATTGATGAACTACTTAAGACAAAACTTTACACCGACAACCTAATTATTTGGGATAATACTCAAACGATTATGCTAGGGTTTTCTGATGGGACAAAAGATGGTGGCTATTTTATGGCTAACTGGTCTATCCTTGAAGCCAAAAGAGAGCTTAGTAGATATTTTAATTCTAAAGGAATTAAGCCTATATTCTTTGATGGTAGAGGTGGACCTCCTTCTCGAGGCGGTGGAGATATGTTTTTATTCTATAAAGGACTATCAAATGTAGTTTCTAACCATGATGTACAGGTGACTATTCAAGGCCAAACTATATCTGCAAAATTTGGCAATACTGATAGCGCACAATATAATCTCGAGCAGATTTTAACCTCAGGATTATACGGAAAGCTAAATCTACATAATGCTCCAAAATTAACTCCTATAGAGGTAGAACTTATTGATGAGCTAGGTAAACTATCATTTGACACATATTCTGACCTAAAAAATCATCCAGAATTTATCGACTATCTTACAGAAATTACTCCATTAAAGTATATTAGTGAAATGAAAGTTGGTTCTCGTCCATCAAAACGTAATTCCGGAGAGAAAATCAGACTTGATGATCTTCGAGCTATTCCGTATGGTGCAGCTTGGGCACAAATGCGCCAAAGTATTTTAGCATTTCATGGTCTTGGCACTGCTATAAACACAATAGTAAACAGAAATGATGACAACTTAATAGCTTTAAAGAAAATATATGAAAATTCACTCATAATTAAGGGGATTTTTGATAATGCTCTACAAAGTATAGAACAGACTAACTTTAATATTACCAAACATATAAGTAAAGATGTTAAATATAAAGACTTTTGGCAACAGATATATAATGAATATACTCTAGCTAAGAAGTTTTTACTTACAATAACTGGTAAAAATGAGAAGTTTTTACATGCTAATCCAATAAAAGAAAGATCTATTCGGATGAGAGATAATATAACCTTGCCACTGGTTATATTACAGCAATATGCTCTTGATTGTCTAAGGCATAACTCTGAACACAAACATAAAGAACTTCTCGAAACTATTATTAAAAAATCTTTAGCTGCGAATATAAATGCTAATCAAAACTCTATATGA
- the mfd gene encoding transcription-repair coupling factor yields the protein MLSNQISKKDTIVSNAYGASFSILLNEYAKSNNDFNLIITEDSQQSYKVYKELQFLAQDSKFEILYFPDLEILAYDRFSTSIDIISQRQRILYKLTKNPKKTILVTSIATILKKLPPANFIKEHSFILKVEDTLDITKQKTQLVEAGYTLVNNVFEKGEFSIRGSIIDIFPIGAKCAYRIDLFDDEVDSIKELNLETQRSANEVKQIDLMPSHEFIYNNENTELAFQQLENLCSTEVLSSTICRYIEDNEYFSGIEFYLPLFYKELASIFDYIPNNTKIHLLGNTTSSISAFSDEVKQRYNDLKFDIDRPILHFDNLYLSQQEISQSVAKFSPLKWHIESKSKSKQLAIKPLEKVSANYKLSNPFKNLQELIAKSKFEKIIFSTDSNGRADLLLEHLNKLHLNIKTAKSFEQALNNNNLYNMIVSPFEDGVIIEDKILFVTETDLFPEHITKSKASEHDHYPTVDLKDLAELKQGMYIVHIDHGIGKYIGLETIELNNKKDEFILLLYANDAKIYVPITSLNLISIYNSSADDSIALNRLGSDKWRKQKEKTIKKIVDTAANLLDIYAKREMRQGFTNSFDEEEYLRFCADFPYDETPDQLKAISEVFRDMISAKPMDRLICGDVGFGKTEIAMRAAFLATQNNKQVAILVPTTILAQQHFNNFRDRFANTAVNIDVITRSKTTKAQNELFDNLKNGSVDIIIGTHKLISSKIDFKNLGLLIIDEEHRFGVAQKEKLKSLKAEIDILTMSATPIPRSLSMAFSALRDLSIIASAPAKRLSVKTFVKEYDAGIIREAVSRETIRGGQVFYLYNNVETIEKKREIIQEIFPRLRIAIAHGQMSEKEIQKIMFDFKHNKYHILLCTTIIETGIDIPNANTLIIENANNLGLAQLHQIRGRVGRSHHQAYAYLLTPELGITKDATKRLQAIGSTESLGGGFTLANHDLEIRGAGEILGKEQSGNINGIGLNLYMELLDKTIENLKTGKKLDIEQIVNSNTCEIELNIPTLIPDYYIYDVNTRLNVYKRISKANHQELINIKIELIDRFGKLPLEVLYLLKTSHIRLDALEIGITQIKMFATSGKVVFAEPEKVDLQKLIKLIQSKSTDFKLTKDHDLQITKATKTAEQRIEFIEIFLKELK from the coding sequence ATGCTTTCAAATCAAATATCCAAAAAAGATACTATCGTATCTAATGCCTACGGTGCATCTTTTAGTATACTTTTAAATGAATACGCAAAGTCAAATAATGACTTTAACCTAATAATTACAGAAGACTCTCAACAAAGCTATAAAGTCTATAAAGAATTACAGTTTTTAGCTCAAGACTCTAAATTTGAAATACTCTATTTTCCAGATTTAGAGATTCTTGCTTATGATAGATTTTCGACTTCAATAGACATTATATCGCAACGCCAACGCATACTTTATAAACTAACTAAAAACCCTAAAAAAACGATACTAGTAACAAGTATTGCAACAATTTTAAAAAAACTTCCTCCTGCAAACTTTATCAAAGAACATAGTTTTATTTTAAAGGTTGAAGATACTCTAGATATTACAAAACAAAAAACTCAACTTGTAGAAGCTGGGTATACTTTAGTAAATAATGTTTTTGAGAAAGGTGAATTTAGTATTCGTGGGAGTATTATAGATATATTTCCTATTGGTGCGAAATGTGCTTACAGAATAGACTTGTTTGATGATGAAGTTGATAGCATCAAAGAGCTAAATTTAGAAACACAACGCTCAGCTAATGAAGTCAAACAAATTGATTTAATGCCTTCTCATGAGTTTATTTATAATAATGAAAATACAGAACTAGCTTTTCAACAATTAGAAAATCTATGTTCAACTGAAGTTCTTAGTTCAACAATCTGTAGATATATCGAAGATAATGAGTATTTTAGTGGTATAGAGTTTTATCTGCCATTATTTTATAAAGAGTTAGCGAGTATATTTGACTATATTCCAAATAATACAAAAATACACTTACTTGGAAATACTACAAGCTCAATAAGTGCTTTTTCAGATGAGGTAAAACAAAGATACAATGATCTAAAATTTGATATTGATCGTCCTATTTTACATTTTGATAATCTGTATTTATCACAACAGGAAATTAGTCAGTCTGTAGCTAAGTTTAGTCCGCTAAAATGGCACATAGAATCTAAGTCAAAATCAAAACAATTAGCAATAAAACCTTTAGAGAAGGTTTCGGCAAATTATAAACTTAGTAATCCATTTAAAAACCTACAAGAACTTATTGCTAAATCAAAGTTTGAAAAAATAATATTTTCAACAGATTCAAATGGTCGAGCGGATTTACTTTTAGAACATTTAAATAAACTACATTTAAATATAAAAACTGCTAAAAGTTTTGAGCAAGCATTAAATAATAACAATCTCTATAATATGATAGTTTCACCATTTGAAGATGGTGTAATTATAGAAGACAAAATCTTATTTGTAACAGAAACTGACCTTTTTCCTGAGCATATCACCAAGTCAAAAGCTAGTGAGCATGATCATTACCCTACGGTTGATCTAAAAGATTTAGCTGAGCTAAAACAAGGTATGTATATAGTACATATTGATCATGGGATAGGTAAGTATATTGGTCTTGAAACTATCGAACTCAATAACAAAAAAGATGAATTTATACTGCTTCTATATGCAAATGACGCTAAGATTTATGTACCAATCACTTCACTAAATCTGATCAGCATATATAATTCTTCTGCTGATGATAGTATTGCATTAAATAGGCTTGGATCTGATAAATGGCGTAAACAAAAAGAAAAAACCATCAAAAAAATTGTCGATACTGCAGCAAATTTACTAGATATCTATGCCAAACGAGAAATGCGACAAGGCTTCACAAACTCTTTTGATGAAGAAGAATATCTACGCTTTTGTGCTGACTTTCCTTATGATGAAACACCTGATCAATTAAAGGCCATATCTGAAGTGTTTAGAGATATGATTTCTGCTAAACCTATGGATAGGCTTATATGCGGTGATGTTGGTTTTGGCAAGACTGAAATTGCCATGCGTGCAGCTTTTTTAGCAACTCAAAATAATAAACAAGTTGCTATACTTGTCCCTACAACTATATTAGCTCAACAGCATTTTAATAACTTCCGTGATAGATTTGCAAATACTGCGGTAAATATAGATGTTATTACTCGCTCAAAAACAACTAAAGCTCAAAATGAATTATTCGATAATCTAAAAAATGGTTCTGTAGATATAATTATCGGCACACATAAGCTTATATCATCAAAAATTGATTTTAAAAACCTTGGATTACTTATAATAGATGAAGAACATCGCTTTGGTGTAGCTCAAAAAGAGAAACTCAAATCACTAAAGGCTGAGATAGATATTTTGACTATGTCTGCTACACCTATTCCTAGAAGTTTAAGTATGGCTTTCTCTGCTTTGCGTGATTTATCTATTATTGCATCAGCACCAGCAAAAAGATTATCAGTAAAAACATTTGTTAAAGAGTATGATGCTGGTATTATTCGAGAAGCGGTTAGTCGTGAAACAATTCGTGGTGGGCAAGTTTTTTATCTTTATAATAATGTCGAGACTATAGAAAAGAAAAGAGAAATTATTCAAGAAATATTTCCTCGCCTAAGAATAGCAATCGCTCACGGACAAATGAGTGAAAAAGAAATTCAAAAAATCATGTTTGATTTTAAGCATAATAAATATCACATTTTACTTTGCACCACCATTATTGAAACAGGTATAGATATACCAAATGCTAATACGCTAATTATTGAAAATGCTAATAACCTTGGGCTTGCTCAACTTCATCAAATTCGTGGTAGAGTTGGTCGCTCTCATCATCAGGCTTACGCATATTTGCTAACCCCTGAACTTGGTATAACTAAAGATGCAACAAAACGCCTACAAGCTATTGGAAGCACAGAATCTCTTGGTGGTGGATTTACACTAGCTAATCATGACTTAGAAATTCGTGGTGCTGGTGAAATACTTGGTAAAGAGCAAAGTGGTAATATTAATGGTATTGGACTAAATCTATACATGGAGCTTTTAGATAAAACAATCGAAAATCTCAAAACTGGTAAAAAGTTAGATATTGAACAGATAGTAAATTCAAATACATGTGAAATTGAACTAAATATCCCTACATTAATTCCAGATTATTACATTTATGATGTAAATACTCGTTTGAATGTGTATAAGAGAATTTCTAAAGCTAACCATCAAGAACTTATCAATATCAAAATAGAGCTAATCGATAGGTTTGGAAAACTCCCTCTTGAAGTGCTATATCTACTTAAAACCTCTCATATTCGCCTTGATGCTTTAGAAATTGGTATCACTCAAATAAAGATGTTTGCAACAAGTGGTAAAGTTGTATTTGCTGAACCAGAAAAGGTTGATTTACAAAAACTTATTAAGCTAATACAATCAAAATCAACTGATTTTAAACTGACTAAAGATCACGACTTACAAATCACGAAAGCAACTAAAACTGCTGAACAAAGAATAGAGTTTATCGAGATTTTTTTGAAAGAACTTAAGTAG
- a CDS encoding Bax inhibitor-1/YccA family protein translates to MNQFNNNTRVIDSLSPEMALRANKVLKNTYLLLSMTLLFSAFTAYIAFVQASNGAGVMLNPIIMIVAYIGLLFGINATKNSPWGIVLTFALTGLLGYSLGPILNMYIKQFTNGAELIMMAFGTTGLIFLGLSAVAMSPARNFNRVGSFCAVGAIVAIVAMVLNIFLQIPALGFVISLVFAFISGGFILWQTNAIVRGEETNYILATVNIFVSLFNIFITLLQIFGAVAGNRD, encoded by the coding sequence ATGAATCAATTTAACAATAACACTCGTGTTATAGACTCACTAAGTCCAGAAATGGCTTTAAGAGCAAATAAAGTACTTAAAAATACTTACTTACTACTTTCAATGACTTTACTATTTAGTGCTTTCACTGCTTATATAGCTTTTGTACAGGCATCTAATGGTGCTGGCGTTATGCTTAACCCAATCATCATGATTGTAGCTTATATCGGTTTACTATTCGGTATTAATGCAACTAAAAATTCTCCTTGGGGCATAGTGTTAACTTTTGCTCTAACTGGACTTTTAGGCTACTCGTTAGGTCCTATATTAAATATGTACATCAAGCAGTTCACAAATGGTGCTGAGCTTATTATGATGGCATTTGGTACTACTGGACTTATCTTCTTAGGGCTATCTGCAGTAGCAATGTCTCCAGCGAGAAACTTTAATCGTGTAGGTTCTTTCTGTGCAGTTGGTGCTATTGTTGCTATCGTTGCGATGGTACTTAACATATTCCTACAAATTCCAGCGTTAGGTTTTGTAATATCTTTAGTATTTGCATTTATCTCAGGTGGTTTTATCCTTTGGCAAACAAATGCTATCGTTAGAGGTGAAGAGACTAACTACATATTAGCTACTGTTAATATATTTGTTTCTCTATTTAATATCTTTATTACTTTATTACAAATCTTCGGTGCGGTTGCTGGCAACAGAGACTAA
- a CDS encoding DUF1841 family protein, with protein sequence MIFSNDRVELRGMMISSWQKFVAKQPLTAIEEQIARIIELHPEYHNQFTMQNIDTDYLPDMGQVNPFLHISLHLAIIEQVQTNRPAGINQIYKDLLVKYNHDEHKVHHTMIDYLAEEMWSSQKYNCAPDESKYLANLQGLITK encoded by the coding sequence ATGATATTTTCTAATGATAGAGTTGAATTGCGAGGTATGATGATATCAAGCTGGCAAAAATTTGTAGCTAAACAACCACTAACAGCCATAGAAGAACAAATTGCTAGAATTATAGAGTTACACCCTGAGTACCATAATCAATTTACTATGCAAAATATTGACACTGACTACTTGCCAGATATGGGACAAGTTAATCCTTTTTTGCATATAAGCTTACACCTTGCTATTATTGAACAAGTGCAAACAAATCGCCCTGCTGGTATTAATCAGATTTATAAAGATTTACTGGTAAAATACAACCATGATGAGCATAAGGTTCATCACACTATGATAGACTATCTAGCTGAAGAAATGTGGAGTTCACAAAAATATAACTGCGCTCCTGATGAATCAAAATATTTAGCAAATTTACAAGGATTAATTACTAAGTAA
- the nth gene encoding endonuclease III, which yields MNKEKRTKIFEIWRENDPKPTTELEFNSTFELLIAVILSAQATDVSVNKATEVLYKKANTPEQILALGEQKLATYIKSIGLYKTKAKNVIKTSKDLIEKFDSTVPDDFDSLISLAGVGRKTANVVLNTAFGKPVMAVDTHIFRLANRIPLAKGKTVNEVEKKLMRVIPKEFLQDAHHWIILHGRYICTAQRPKCRNCIIYDYCEFKDKEKYI from the coding sequence ATGAATAAAGAAAAACGCACTAAAATATTTGAGATTTGGCGTGAAAATGATCCAAAACCAACAACAGAGCTAGAGTTTAACTCTACTTTTGAACTTTTAATTGCCGTGATACTATCTGCTCAAGCGACTGATGTTTCTGTAAATAAAGCTACTGAGGTTTTATATAAAAAGGCAAACACTCCAGAACAAATACTTGCACTTGGTGAACAAAAATTAGCTACATATATAAAATCTATTGGACTATATAAGACAAAAGCCAAAAATGTAATCAAAACTAGCAAAGACTTGATAGAAAAGTTTGATAGTACTGTTCCTGATGATTTTGATAGTCTAATATCTCTAGCCGGTGTTGGTCGTAAAACAGCAAATGTAGTTTTAAATACTGCTTTTGGTAAACCTGTTATGGCTGTTGACACACATATTTTTAGGCTTGCAAATCGTATACCTTTAGCTAAAGGAAAGACTGTTAATGAAGTTGAGAAAAAATTAATGCGTGTAATTCCTAAAGAGTTTTTACAAGACGCTCATCATTGGATAATCCTTCATGGTAGATATATTTGCACTGCTCAACGCCCAAAATGCCGTAACTGTATTATATATGACTACTGTGAATTTAAAGATAAGGAAAAATATATATGA
- a CDS encoding RnfABCDGE type electron transport complex subunit B, with product MIISIESIDKILPQTQCQKCTYDDCYSYAKAITNGESHNKCITGGEKTLKELSQLLNKPELPLDSTLGEHKTRASAVVDESMCIGCEKCLLACPVDAIVGSKKLMHTVIESECTGCELCIEPCPMDCISLVDIATERQPENLTDNEYEDQKNHYRNRYDYHKEKEQRNKEQKRQAYTNIARAKDMDKKAYIAASLARYKNKKKATTRNE from the coding sequence ATGATAATATCCATAGAATCAATAGATAAAATACTACCTCAAACTCAGTGCCAAAAATGTACTTACGATGACTGCTATAGCTATGCTAAAGCTATCACAAATGGTGAATCACATAACAAATGTATAACTGGCGGTGAAAAGACATTAAAAGAATTATCACAACTTTTAAACAAACCTGAACTCCCTCTTGATAGCACGCTAGGTGAGCATAAGACTCGTGCTAGTGCAGTTGTTGATGAGTCAATGTGTATTGGTTGCGAAAAATGCCTTTTAGCCTGCCCTGTAGATGCAATAGTTGGTTCTAAAAAGCTTATGCATACAGTTATTGAAAGTGAGTGTACAGGATGTGAGCTGTGCATAGAGCCTTGCCCGATGGATTGTATTTCATTAGTTGATATTGCAACTGAAAGACAACCAGAAAATTTAACCGATAACGAATACGAAGATCAGAAAAATCATTATCGTAACAGGTATGATTATCACAAAGAAAAAGAACAACGAAACAAAGAGCAGAAACGCCAAGCTTATACAAATATAGCAAGAGCTAAAGATATGGATAAAAAGGCTTATATAGCAGCATCATTAGCTAGGTATAAAAACAAGAAAAAAGCTACTACTCGCAATGAATAA
- the grxB gene encoding glutaredoxin 2: MKLYVYHHCPYCIKVRLVADLSSLSYELVFLANDDEKSHIDKIGSKQVPFIELNDGSFIKESDNICKYIAKLKDFNIENSNIDNSVKENLALLPEHYRRVVYPRVPYHPANECDFPTQSAREYFISKKSQYIGDMDALLKNPPYDAVLAINKILKEIDPFINTPFINGDNFSWDDINIFPTFFILTMAKGMIEFPENIAKYIQNIESKTNIELY; this comes from the coding sequence ATGAAGCTTTATGTATACCATCACTGTCCTTATTGCATTAAAGTTAGACTTGTTGCAGATTTAAGTAGTCTAAGTTATGAGTTAGTCTTTCTAGCTAATGATGATGAAAAATCTCATATAGATAAAATAGGCTCAAAACAAGTTCCATTTATTGAGCTTAATGATGGTAGCTTTATAAAAGAAAGTGATAATATTTGCAAATATATTGCAAAACTTAAAGATTTTAACATTGAGAACTCAAACATTGATAATTCAGTAAAAGAAAACTTAGCATTATTACCAGAGCATTACCGTCGAGTAGTATATCCTAGGGTCCCTTATCATCCTGCAAATGAGTGTGATTTTCCTACCCAAAGTGCTAGAGAATATTTTATATCTAAAAAATCTCAATATATTGGAGATATGGATGCATTACTCAAAAATCCTCCGTATGATGCTGTACTAGCTATAAATAAAATACTTAAAGAAATTGACCCTTTTATAAACACGCCCTTTATTAATGGAGATAATTTTTCTTGGGATGATATAAATATTTTTCCGACATTTTTTATACTAACGATGGCAAAAGGAATGATTGAATTTCCTGAAAACATAGCTAAATACATACAAAATATTGAAAGTAAAACAAACATAGAACTATACTAA
- a CDS encoding ferritin, which yields MLSQKLLKALNDQFNYELESANIYLAMAGYTEDLGLGGFTNWFMAQYEEELFHAKKVMKFINDKNGRIEVQATAAPQNHFNSLLEVFEETLRHEEDITSKLYHLMDIALDEKEHATKSFLQWFIDEQVEEEATVCDMINKIKLVKDSGLYLLDQEAAKRSFSPGTL from the coding sequence ATGCTATCACAAAAACTTTTAAAAGCACTTAATGATCAGTTTAACTATGAATTAGAGTCAGCAAATATCTATCTTGCAATGGCTGGATACACTGAGGACTTAGGTCTTGGTGGATTTACAAACTGGTTTATGGCTCAATATGAGGAAGAGTTATTTCATGCTAAGAAAGTCATGAAATTTATCAATGATAAAAATGGTCGCATTGAAGTTCAAGCAACTGCTGCTCCTCAAAATCATTTTAACTCGCTACTTGAAGTTTTCGAAGAAACATTAAGACATGAGGAAGATATAACATCAAAACTTTATCACCTAATGGATATTGCTTTAGATGAGAAAGAGCATGCAACTAAAAGCTTTTTACAATGGTTTATAGATGAGCAAGTTGAAGAGGAAGCTACAGTCTGTGACATGATTAATAAAATAAAATTAGTGAAAGATAGTGGTTTATACTTACTAGATCAAGAAGCTGCTAAAAGATCTTTCTCTCCTGGAACTTTATAG